GGCCGCGGCCTGCAGGGTCTCGTCGGGCCCGGCCACGATCGCCGGGGACGACATCACGTCGGCCACCCGCACTCCCGACACCTTCGACCAGTCCACGCCGCCCTGGCCGCCAAGCCAGTCGCGCAGGGCGTCGGCGATGCTGCCATGCGGCGTGCGGCAGCGGTAGAGGATGTCGGTGAGCGTCACGATGCCCACGACGCGGTCGTCGGTCGCGACGACCGGCAGGCCGGAGACGCGCGACGCCACCATCAGGGCCGCGGCGTCGTAGATCGGGTCGTCGGGGGCCGCGACGAATACGTCGCGAGTCATCGCCTCGCCCACGGTGCGGGTCAGGGTGGGCCG
This genomic stretch from Candidatus Tanganyikabacteria bacterium harbors:
- a CDS encoding CBS domain-containing protein, whose protein sequence is MKRSSLELSRRLVVTPFFASHRPTLTRTVGEAMTRDVFVAAPDDPIYDAAALMVASRVSGLPVVATDDRVVGIVTLTDILYRCRTPHGSIADALRDWLGGQGGVDWSKVSGVRVADVMSSPAIVAGPDETLQAAAGRMLERKVDRLPVVEGGRLVGILTRSDIIAELVAWAEQEE